One Nostoc sp. CENA543 genomic window, AGTAATTGCCGGAATTATTGAAGGCTTTTTCTCTCCTAATCCTATAATTCCCGACCCGTTTAAGTATCTATTCGGTTTAGGATTATTCATAATTCTAGTCATATATTGTAACCGCAAACGTACATCAGCCAATAGTTAGAAATTTTTCCAAATTTCTTTTACCTTTTACCTTTTAACTTTTGCCTTTCCATGTACGGTTATTGCTATCTATAACGTTCATGAAACCGAACCTCCAGCTATTTTATAGTGATCTAGTGTGGTAGTGAGGAAGCTTAAAAAAAGCTTTACAACACAGAACACTGAACCATAAATATACTGCTGTGCATTCAGTAAACAAGCTTAAAATTATACCAATTTCAAGATTTTGAATTTTGAATTGGCATGAGGCTTCCTAATACTAGGTAGTGCATTTTCAGAGGTGATATTATGGCACTTATTCGTTGGGAACCTTTCAGAGATATTGAACGCTTAGAACCATTCCGTGAAATCGACACATTGCAACGGCAAATGAATCGTCTATTTGAAAGATTAATGCCAACAGACGGTGCAGAAAGAATGGGATTTGCATTCATACCTGCGGCTGAAATCGAAGAAAAAGAAGATGCAATTCACCTGAAATTAGAAGTACCTGGCTTAGAATCCAAAGATATTAGTGTAGAAGCTACACCAGATGCAATTGTGATTAGCGGTGAACGCAAATCCGAAACCACAACTGAAGAAGGCGGCGTTACCCGTTCTGAATTCCGCTACGGCAGATTCCAAAGAGAAATACCTTTACCTTGTCAAATTCAAAACGACAAAGTCCAAGCCGAATACAAAAATGGCATCCTACGCTTAACGCTACCAAAAGCAGAATCAGAAAGACAAAAAGTGGTGAAAGTTAATGTGGGATGAGAGTGAGTTGTGAGTGCTGAGTGTTGATTTAGTACATATACTCAGCACTCATACGTCATTATTATTACCCATACACCCTCACACCCTCACACCCTTACACCCCCACACCCCTACACCCCTAAAAAAAGGAAATTCTTATGGCAAAAGTAGTTGGTATTGATTTAGGGACGACGAACTCTTGTGTTGCTGTTATGGAAGGGGGACAACCAACGGTTATTGCTAATGCAGAGGGACAACGTGTCACGCCTTCTGTGGTTGCATACACCAAAACAGGTGAACGTTTGGTGGGTCAAATTGCCAGGCGGCAAGCTGTAATGAACCCAGAAAACACCTTTTATTCTGTCAAACGCTTCATTGGACGGAAATTTGATGAAGTTACCCACGAGTCTACAGAGGTGTCTTATCAAGTTGTGCGTGACAGTAATGGCAATGTGAAACTGAACTGTCCCGCCGCTAGTAAACAATTTGCCCCGGAAGAAGTTTCTGCTCAAGTGCTGCGGAAATTGGTAGATGATGCTAGCAAATATTTAGGTGAAAAAGTGACTCAAGCCGTAATTACAGTTCCGGCTTACTTTAATGACTCCCAACGCCAAGCTACTAAGGACGCTGGGAAGATTGCTGGTATAGAAGTTCTCCGCATCATTAATGAACCCACAGCCGCCGCCCTCGCCTACGGTTTGGATAAGAAGCAAAACGAAACTATCTTAGTGTTTGACTTGGGTGGTGGTACTTTTGATGTTTCCGTTCTAGAGGTGGGTGAAGGTGTATTTGAAGTCAAATCTACTAGTGGTGACACCCATTTAGGTGGTGACGACTTTGATAAAAAAATAGTTGATTGGCTGGCTAGTGAATTTCAAAGTAACGAAGGTATAGATTTACGCAAAGATAAACAAGCACTGCAACGATTAACAGAAGCAGCCGAAAAAGCCAAAATTGAACTTTCCAGCGCGACTCAAACTAATATTAATCTGCCTTTTGTCACAGCTACGCAAACAGGGCCGAAACATCTAGATATGATCCTGACACGGGCGAAATTTGAAGAGATGTGTGCAGATTTGTTTGACCGTTGCCGGAAACCAGTACAACAAGCCTTACAAGATGCGAAAATCTCCCACGCCCAACTTGATGAAGTTGTACTTGTGGGTGGTTCAACTCGCATTCCTGCGGTGCAAGCATTAGTCCGTCAGATAACTGGGAAAGAACCCTGTCAAGGTGTAAACCCAGATGAAGTGGTAGCAGTTGGTGCAGCCATTCAAGCGGGTGTATTGTCAGGGGAAGTCAAAGACATATTACTGTTGGATGTGACACCGTTGTCTTTGGGTGTAGAAACTCTCGGCGGTGTCATGACGAAGATTATTGAACGGAACACTACGATTCCTGTCAAGAAGTCAGAAACTTTTTCCACAGCCGCCGATGGACAAACTAATGTGGAAATTCATGTGTTGCAAGGAGAAAGAGAATTAGCTCAACATAACAAGAGTTTGGGTAATTTTCGTTTAGATGGTATTCCACCAGCACCTAGAGGTGTACCGCAAATAGAGGTAACTTTTGATATTGATGCCAATGGGATTCTCTCGGTGACAGCAAAAGACCGGGCGACCAATAAACAGCAGTCAATTTCGATTACTGGGGCTTCTACTTTGGATAAACGCGATGTGGAACGCATGGTGAGGGATGCAGAAGCCCACGCCGCCGAAGACCACAAACGCCGTGAACAAATAGACACCAAGAATTTAGCCGATTCTTTGGTGTATCAAGCAGAAAAACAACTGCGAGATTTAGGTGATAAGGTTAGTGCTAGCGATAGGAGTCGAGTAGAAGGGCTAGTTAATGATTTACGCGAGGCCATTAACCAAGATAATAGCGATCGCATTAAATCTTTAAGCAATGAGTTACAGCAAGCCCTCATGCAAGTTGGTAGTGCTGTTTACGCCCAAGCCGCAGGCGAACAAAGAAGTGGTGGCGATGATGTCATTGATGCGGATTTTGTTGAAAGTAATAATTAGTGGTAAGTGGTGAGTGGTGAGTGCTGAGTAAGATATTTTTACTCGGCACTTTCACATAGGAATCTGATTTGATTATGTTATTTGTGTAGTTAGGAAATGTCTCAAGCAGGAACAGGAAACAGTAGGTGTGGTAATTTTTGTTCAAAAATGAAATCTGAATCGTATAAATACTTATATCTGCTTTTCACAGGACAAAATTCACTAAAACTTCTCCCTCAAGAAACTTACTCCCAGAGTAGCAAGACAACTTTGGTTTAGACGGTTTAGGTACTTCCCTGGCATCTTGCTATGAGCATAAAAATTTATAACTAAAAGTACAATGTTTACAATCGTGAAAGTTTGTCATAAATTTTTGTGAAGAAAGTTTTCAGCTAGCTGGTTTCTAAATTTTTGGTGTTTAATACGCCAAAAATATGGCAGTCAATAGTACCTAAATGTCGATAATGAACTATATGCTAATAAAACAACTAATTGATTGTTCCTGGTTTCTACTATGCCTACTTTACATCTGTCCTTCTGCACAAGATTGCTGATGAGAATCAAGTAGACGACAAAACACACACGGATCTCAATTTGTTTGCTTGAATAGCTATATTGATAGGATTGCAACTTCACTTTTTTGATTATGCCCAGTAAGTTAATTGATGTTAGAGAATATACAGTCAAAGCTCATCAAAGGCTGATTCACACTCGCGTGTTTAATTTTGTCTGTAAAGAGTGCAACGAAGCTACAAAACGTGAGACTTTCGGCCCTCGTCCTTTATATTGTGAAAGATGTCGTCCGCCACAACCACCGAAAAAATCTCAACAGCCATCTCGCAAGGCTAAACCTCGACCCATGTCTTATAAAAGTGATACTGATTTAGGTTGATTGAGAACTACACAATGAATAATCAATTAAATTTAGAACCCCCCCCGCAGGACTTCATCTCACCATTATTAGAACTCAGGGACTACTACAGTCGTCTTGTAGAAGAGTATGAAACTCTGTACACACAGGCGCGATCGCAACTTGACCATGTACAAGCATTATTAGCAAATTGGTCTGTGGCTACAGAAACTAAAAGCCAGGTTGCTACCCTCGAAGTTAGTCAAGATGTATCCAAAAATCTTCAAGATGAGCCTTTGTTGTCTTCGTCTGATCAAGTTTCCCAAGTAGTTATTGATTCAGTAGAACCCAGCGCGGACAGTGAAGAAAACGAAGAAGCAGTAACCGTTGCAGAAACGAAAGTTGCATCCACTCCAGAGGTGACAGCAGAAAGCATTAAAGGAATTGACTTCCCCATGCTGCCTGAGTATAAAGCGATGAGTCGGATGGAAGCTATTCAAAAGTTACTACAGGAACACTTGGGTGCTGTATGTCATATAGATTTCATCGTGCGATCGCTCTATGGTGAGTTAGATCCACATATTTTTAAAGTAGTTAAAGGTAGAGTCCAATCTTCCCTCACCCAAGGTAGAGAAAGAAAGGTATGGTTTGGGATACCTGACGAACCTGGTTGTTACACCATAGACTTAACTTTGGTTAATTCTAATCGCACTCATACTTACTCTCGCAATGGCAAAAGTAAGAGGAAGCCACCTTTAATAGTTCCGAAAGCTAAAGTTGTGCCGATGCTCAAACCCTATGAAGGTCAATTTTTAATTGATGCTCTCACTGTTTTCTTTCGACACAATCCAGGAAAAGTATTTAGTGTGGCGGAAGTCGTCACAGGTTTATATGGAGACATCAATGATGAAGATTACCGCGAGGTTAAAGGCAAAGTCTTAAATGAACTATCACGCGGTTATCGCATCGGCAGATTCGACAGAATGCCGGAAAAGGTTGGTTTTTATACTTTGGATGTAGATTTGGCGAATTAGGGATTGGGGAGGCAAGAGGCAGGGGGGCAGGGGGCAGGGGGAAATAGGGCAATTTTTCTCCCCCTTGCCCCCCGCACCCTGCACCAATTCCTCTTCTATGCCCAATCTAAGGTGCGTTTGACGGCTTTTTGCCAGGTGGTAAAGTTATGTGTGATGGGGTTTGGTTCAAATATGCGGTCAATTTGTCTTTGGTTGACTAATGCTGTGTAACTGTCCCAAAATCCTACGGCTAAACCGGCGGCAAAGGCTGCACCTTGGACTGTGGTGTCGCGCATGGTGGGACGTTCTACCGGAATTCCTAATACATCGGCTTGAAATTGCATGAGGAAATTATTCTCACAAGCACCACCATCGACTATTAAACGTTGCATGGGATGACTGCATGAGGCGTTAATGGCTTGTACTACTTCTACCACTTGATAGGCGATCGCTTCTAATACGGCTCTGACTAAATGCTGGGGTTGGACACTGGCGGTAATGCCTAAGAATGCGCCTCTAGCAGTCATATCCCAGTAAGGCGCGCCTAATCCACTAAAAGCAGGGACAAAATAAACTCCGCCGTTGTCTGATACCTGCGTCGCCATTGTCTCTGTTTCCGCCGCCGTTTTAATAAACTTGAGACTGTCTCGCAACCATTGGATACAAGCACCACTAGTAAACATACTACCTTCTAGGGCATAGCCGACATTTAAATTTTGACTGGCACTGGTTTGTGTCCAAGCAACTGTAGAGATTAATTTATTTGGCGATCGCACAATCTCCTTTCCAGTGTGAGCCACTAAAAAGCTACCAGTGCCGTAAGTACATTTCATCAAACCAGGGCGATCGCAGCCGTGACCAAATAAAGCGGCTTGCTGATCACCTAAAATAGCTGTGATGGGAATGGCTGCACCGAGTAAATCAGCATCGGTAACGCCAAATTCGCCTAAGCTGGGTTGGATTTGCGGCAATATCTGCGTCGGAATTTGGAAAATATCTAATAATCTCTCATCCCACTCGCAGGTTTGGAGATTCATTAACATCGTGCGGCTAGCGTTGCTGTGGTCGGTGGCGTGGACTTTCCCACCTGTTAATTTCCACAGTATCCAGGTATCAATTGTACCTGCTAAGACATGACTTAAATCAACATCGGTCATTTGGTCTAATAGCCATCTGAGCTTAGTTGCCGAGAAATAAGCATCGATAACTAAACCAGTGCGATTATATATTTCTTGAGCATAGCCTTGCTCTTGTAATTGATTACACAAAGGAGCAGTCCGCCTATCTTGCCAAACAATGGCTTTGTGTAACGGTTTCCCTGTGGTTTTATCCCAGAGTAAACAAGTTTCTCGTTGTACAGTCAAACCAATAGCAGCAATTTCTGATGGGGTAATTTGAGCGTGCGAGATAGCAGTTTTAATTACCCAGCAAGCATCATGCCAAATTTGTTGCGGGTCATGTTCCAACCATCCCGGCTGGGGATAATATTGTGTGAGTTCTTTATATGCTTGTCCGACAATCTTACCATCTGCGTTGAAGATAAAAGCGCGGTTGCCTGTCGTACCTAAATCCAACGCTAAGATATACCGTGATGATGTGCTGCTCAATGTCTGCATTCTCCCTTCAGGGAATTCAAAATTTTTAGAATTAATATAAATCGTTGGTGTATCGTTAGTGTGTAGGTGCAAGCCATCACACGTCACAGGCATCGTTGTTAATTATAATGTGATTGTATGCAGTTTTTATTTATAGATAACTTATTATGCAATACCAGATTTTTGTGCAGAATCAACAGAATAACTCTATCGCCTCAGTGGTTGGTATGCCCAATGTCATAGCAGAGGCTAATACAGAAGCAGAAGTAATTGCCAAAATTAAATCTGTCTTAGAAGCACAATTAGCTACAGGTAAGTTTATGACTATTGAAGTCAACCCAGAAACAGTTCCTCATCAGGAAACAACTCAGATGAAGTATGCTGGCATATTTGCTGATGATCCATCATTTGATGATTTTATGGAGAAATTAGCTATTATCCGTGCAGAATCAAATGCTCATACAGATGAGTGATGACAAATTACATTTTAGATACAGATCACTTAAGTCTTTATGGCAGAAATCACCCTAATCTTATATCCAGACTCCTAACAGCAAAAATCCAATTAACAACAACTGCAATTAATGTTGAGGAACAGTCAAACAATTTTAGATTTTAGATTTTGGATTTTAGATTTTAGATTGACTGCACCCATAAAACCAATTCGCAATGGACTAAAGTCCCGCTACGCTCTAAGCGCAGCTATGCCGCAGGCTTTACGCAATTAATTCAGCCACCCACGGTGGGGCTTGTACCAAAAACAATCCAAAATCCAAAATTTAAAATGTAGATGTGTACTAGCCCAATGAATCATCCACAACAATTCACCACCGAGAAATCAGGCAAACATACTATAATCGGTTAACAGCGTCATTTATCTCACTTTTCTACCCAAAATGGCAGAGGTATCGCCCAAGGTATTCATTTCCTACTCACACAAAGACGAACCCCTGAAAAATGAACTCATTAAACACCTGATAATTTTAAAACGGGATAAAGTGATTTCTCTATGGCACGACCGTGAGATATCGCCTGGAGTTGAGTGGGATCAACAAATCAACGCTAATCTTCAAACCGCCGATATCATTCTGCTGCTCGTTAGTTCAGACTTTATTGCTTCTGATTACTGTTGGGGTGTAGAAGTTAATACAGCAATAGCACGTCATAACGCTGGAAATGCTCGCGTTATTCCTGTGATTCTCAGAAATGTTATGTGGCAGTCAGCACCCTTTGCCAAACTGCAAGCTTTGCCCACAAATGCTAAACCTGTTAAATCTTGGCCGCATGAAGATGATGCGTTTACTGATATTGCTCAGGGTATTCGGGACGCTGCCAAAGAATTAATTCAGGAACGTCAGCAAAAACAAGCAAGAGCGAATAGAGAAGCAGCTTTAGCTGAATATCGCCGAAAAGTTGTAGAATTTGCTGCCGATGGGGAAATTTCCTTGGCGGAGTCTTTTATCTTGCAAGATGAACAAAAAAGGCTGGGGCTGACAGACCAAGAAACTGAGAAAATCAGAGAGCAAGTATTAGAGCCTTATGGAATCTATAAAGAAAATTTGGACAAATATCGGCAATTTTTCACGCAGTTAGTAGAAGCACAAGGATATCCACTACCAGAAAAGGCTAAAGGTGAATTAAGTAAGCTACAAAATTACTATAGTCTAAAAGATGAAGATATAGACCGGATAGAACAAGAACAAAAAAATATAGAGCAGCAAAATCAATCTCAGTGGTTTGAGTTTAAAACTGCTAAAGTAACTGTAATATCAGGAACATCTTGTATAGTTAATTACAGCCAAGGTAAAGCCGAATTCTTCAATGAACGCCTAGATCATGGTATTAATCTAGAAATGGTTGCTATTCCTGGTGGACAGTTTCTCATGGGTTCGCCGGAAAGTGAAGAGAAGCGCGACAGTGATGAAAGTCCCCAGCACCATGTAAAGATTCAACCCTTTTTTATGGGTAAATTTCCCGTTACTCAAGCTCAATGGCGAGTGGTTGCGGCTTGGGATAAGGTAAATATTGATTTAGACCCTGACCCCTCCAGATTTAAAGGGAATAATCGTCCTGTAGAGTGTGTATCATGGGATCATGCTGTAGAGTTTTGTCACCGCTTATCGAGAAGGACGAATAAAACCTATCGCTTACCTAGTGAAGCGGAATGGGAATATGCTTGTCGTGCTGGAACAACTGCACCATTCTGTTTTGGCGAAACTCTCACCACTGACTTAGCAAATTACGATGGTAACTTTACCTACGGTGCAGGGTCAAAGGGTGAATATCGTAAACAAACAACCGATGTAGGAAGTTTTCCAGCGAATTTGTTTGGTTTATACGATTTGCATGGTAATATATACGAATGGTGTGAAGATGTTTGGCATGATAACTACAATGGTGCGCCGAATGATGGCAGTGCCTGGGTAAATAATAAAGATGAAGATGCGCGTCGGCTGCTGCGCGGTGGTTCGTGGTACGGCCTTCCGTGGTACTGTCGCTCGGCTAATCGCGTTAGGTACGCGCGTGGCAATAGGTACGACGACGTGGGTTTTCGGGTTGTGATTGCCGTCCTCAGGACTTAAACTAGTCCTTTACACTTTTCCCCTTTTGCCCTCTGCGCTGTTTTCTTTGTTCTTACTTCTCTCCGCCGCAGGCGGATAAATTTTTTTTAGTTTTTTTTAGGTTTTCAGATGAGTGACTTACCAATCATACAAAAAACATACGACTTAATCAAGTGGTACGTCCCGATTCTTAACCGCTTACCCAGAGATCATAAGCTACTCTTAGGTAATCGCATCATCACAGAACTTTATAATCTGCTAGATGGGTTAATCATAGCACGCTACGCCAAACAAAAGTTAACTCAACTAGAAACGTTAAATACCAAGCTAGATATATTACGTTATCAAACCCGATTGCTTTTAGACTTCGATTTAATGAAAACAGAGCGTTACGAATATGCTCAAAAACTTATCAATGATATTGGCGTAGATTTAGGTGGTTGGATTAGACAACAAAAGAACCAAAATCATGGGATAGTAGCAACTTCCCATGCCAACTAAGATTATATATGAAAAGATACGGTAACTTGTGGCAAGATATTACAGCATTTAGCAATTTACTCGCCGCCTCAAAGCAAGCACAAAAAGGTAAAAGATTTAGAACTAACGTTTTAGAATTTAACTACAATCTAGAGCAGGAATTATTTCATTTACAACATCAATTACTATCAAAAACGTATTCTCCTGGAGAATACCGCACATTTTATATTTTTGAACCAAAGCCACGGATGATTTCGGCTGCTCCCTATCGAGATAGAGTCATACATCACGCTTTATGTAATATTATTGTCCCCATTTTTGAACGCACATTTATTAGTGATTCCTACGCTAATCGAGTCGGGTTTGGTTCTCATCGGGCATTACGTCGCTTTACTGAATTTGCACGCTCTCATCAATATGTTTTGCAAGCAGATATCTGTAAATACTTTCCCAGCATTGATCACGAAATACTAAAATCCCTCATCAGGCGGAAAATAAAATGTGCTGATACACTGTGGTTAATAGACACTATTATTGATAACAGTAATTCTCAAGAATTAGTAATTAATTATTTTACAGGTGATAATTTACTCACACCCACAGAAAGAAGACATGGCTTACCAATTGGTAATTTAACAAGTCAGTTTTTTGCGAATGTATATCTAAATGGCTTTGACCATTTTGTAAAAGAAGAACTTAAGGCTACTCAATATATTCGTTATGTTGATGATTTCGCATTATTTTCTGATGATGAAATATTTTTAGAAAAAGCCAGAGTTAAAATTGAAGAATATCTTGCCAGCCTCAGACTAAAGATACATCCCATTAAAAGCCAATTATTTGCAACACAATACGGAGCTAATTTTGTTGGATTTCGTATTTTACCAAATCGCATTCGGGTAAGAAATGACAATTTACGCCAAGCCAGAAGGCGATTAAAGCAAATGCGGCTAGACTACGACCAAGGGAAAATAGAATATAAAACCAATTCGCAATTCGCAATTCGCAATTCGCAATTAATTCAGCCACCCACAAGGGGTGGGGTTTTTACCTACCTTGGGAAACAAGGATTTTTTCGCCCACCAGGGGCGAGGTTTTGAACCTATCTTTTTCCAATAAAAAAATCTCTCAATCTCTGCAAAGTTGGATTGCTCACCTGAAACATGGAAATACCTGGAAACTACGCCAAAAAATATTTAATTAGCTTAATAGCAATTTTCTATGAAGTTGCGCCGAATAAATAATGTAGAGACTTTGCATGCAAAGTCTCTACAGTACAGAATAAAATTCATCTTCCTCAAGAAAAGATATAACTAGATTATATAAATTAATATGTTAAACTTCTCTATGGGATAGGCAATTCCGGCTGCTGCGCGGTGGTTCGTGGAACAACAATCCGAGGAACTGTCGCTCGGCTAATCGCAATAGGAACGCGCGTGACAATAGGAACAACAACGTGGGTTTTCGGGTTGTGATTGCCGTCCTCAGCACTCTTTTGCTGTCAGAATTAGTGAATGGGAATTCATTGAGCGTACCATAGAAGAGTCCAGACCTATTCCAGTGAAGTTGGTAACAATTTCCGAAAATAAAACCGAGTTGGGTAGCTTGGTAGGCTGTAAAGTCGAACAGTTATCTGACTCACCTAAAATCTTATTTTTTAAATTCAATACTCGGATTTCACTCAATTCTGTAAGTTCAAACCCTGAATCTGCTAAATCGGCATTATTAGAAACTAAAATTAAGCTGCGTGTCATTAATGTAGCCTCAATCAAGGTCTATTTCCCTTCTACATCTGCATCAAAAATTGCTATTTGTTTAGGCGTTAAATCATTGAGTGTACCTGTAATAGCTTCTAAAACTAGAATAATATTAATTCTTGCTGTTAAGACATCCTCTAATTCATACAACTGTTAAGTTAATAATGAACATTTAACTGACAGTCTAGTAAGATTGCCTACGCTACAAATACGCTTGACAGAAGTTCTGAGAATAGTAGAATCTACAACTAAGTCAAAATCACCGACCCATAGCTAACCCATGCGGAAATTTAAAAATTCTGCGGGTTTTTTATCAAAAGCTATGCTGTTCACCAAATTCCAGGCTAGGATGATTGGTTAGCGGTGCTTTGATTAAATATCGAGTTCAATTTTTGAGATTTTATGGACAAAAGTCCAACTGATGGCAGTATTATCCTCCTCTAAGCTGGCGAGAGAGTCTCCCAGCGCGGGGGAGACTCTAGGAGGTATCATCATGCTCATACAAGATATTCGCAATTCAGGTTTGGATATTGCTGATTTAAACCAGCTCAAATGGGATTTAAATCAGCTACCACCGGTGGATGTGGGAGAATATATCGGACAATTACCCGAAAAACAGCGCGCGATCGCATTTCGTTTACTCAACAAAGATCAAGCAATTGATGTATTTGAATATTTGCCCACAGAAATTCAAGAAGAACTGATCAATTCTCTACATGATACCCAAGTCGTACAATTGGTAGAGGCGATGAGTCCTGATGAACGGGCAGAATTATTTGATGAATTACCTGCTGTAGTCATCAAAAAGCTATTACGAGAACTCAGTCCTGAACAACGACAAGCCACCGCCACGATTCTCGGCTATCCCGAATATACAGCCGGAAGAATCATGACGACGGAATACGTCCGCTTGCGGGAAGGTTTGACTGTCGGTGAAGCCCTCAGTAAAATTCGCCGTCAGGATGAAGACAAAGAAACCATTTACTATGCTTACGTCACCGATGATAACCGCAAGCTAGTCAGGGTTGTGTCATTGCGGCAATTATTATTTACCTTCCCAGAAGTTTTGATTCGGGATATTGCCAGCGATCGCGTGATTAGGGTAAGAACTGATACACCCCAAGAAGAAGTCGCCCAAGTCATGAAACGCTATGACTTGATTGCTGTGCCTGTGGTGGACAAAGAAGATAGATTAGTCGGTATTATTACTATTGATGATGTCGTCGATGTTCTAGAAGAAGAAGCCACAGAAGACTTTCAAAGATTGGCAGGTGCTAGCGGTGATGAAGAAGCTTTATCTCCCGCCCACATCACCATTCGCAAACGTTTGCCCTGGCTATTGGGGATTATGGCATTGTATATTGGTGCAGCCAGTGCGATCGCGCCTTTTCAATCGGTAATTTCAGCTGTGCCTGTCTTAGCTGTGATTATGCCCATATTTTCTAACACAGGTGGCACTGTCGGCATCCAAGCCCTCACAGTCACAATTCGGGGTTTAGGGATAGGGGAAGTCACACCTAAAGATACAATGAAAATTCTGCGGAAAGAAATCCTCGCAGGCTTAGGTACAGCCGTAGTTTTAGCCCTCACCATGTTTGCCCTATCTTTAATTTGGGCAAGACCCCAGGAAAGATGGGTGGCTTTAATTGCCGGTGTGGTCATGGCAACTAATACAATGGTAGCTGTCACCTTGGGAACTCTCCTGCCGATGGCACTCAAACGCCTCAAGCTAGATCCTGCCCTGATGAGTGGCCCTTTAGTCACCACCATGCTAGATACAATTGGATTCCTAACCTTCCTCACAATGATTTCCGTATCGTTGAAAGT contains:
- the mgtE gene encoding magnesium transporter, translated to MLIQDIRNSGLDIADLNQLKWDLNQLPPVDVGEYIGQLPEKQRAIAFRLLNKDQAIDVFEYLPTEIQEELINSLHDTQVVQLVEAMSPDERAELFDELPAVVIKKLLRELSPEQRQATATILGYPEYTAGRIMTTEYVRLREGLTVGEALSKIRRQDEDKETIYYAYVTDDNRKLVRVVSLRQLLFTFPEVLIRDIASDRVIRVRTDTPQEEVAQVMKRYDLIAVPVVDKEDRLVGIITIDDVVDVLEEEATEDFQRLAGASGDEEALSPAHITIRKRLPWLLGIMALYIGAASAIAPFQSVISAVPVLAVIMPIFSNTGGTVGIQALTVTIRGLGIGEVTPKDTMKILRKEILAGLGTAVVLALTMFALSLIWARPQERWVALIAGVVMATNTMVAVTLGTLLPMALKRLKLDPALMSGPLVTTMLDTIGFLTFLTMISVSLKVFNLPS